The Epinephelus fuscoguttatus linkage group LG19, E.fuscoguttatus.final_Chr_v1 genome contains the following window.
taatgacaTTGATTGTATCTATACTGCAGTTGTCAAGCAATGTCTTCTGCTAGGATACAGCAACATtacttggacaaaccacataCAGATCTGCAATAGACAATAATACTAAAACTTGTAGTAAAATTTATGCCAACTTGTTAAGTTTCCTTATGATTAGGTTTACATTTGCTTAtaattattttgtattaatgTATTGGGGGTGTTAAGCATATTTTAATATTGGGTCCCAATGTATATTActaccttcacacacacacacacacacacacacacacacacacacacacacacacacacacacacacacacaccatatgcACAGATAGTAGGTGTTACACCTTTTTCCACCCTCTTCTTTTGCAGTTGAAATGGACTTACTCCATAGCTGTGGTGTGAGCAGCACATACTACCTGCAGACCCACTTTAACCACAGACAGGGCTACTTCCTGTCAGTCTCCATGGCAACTGATCTAAGCAACACCTTCTTCCTGTTGTTCCCCATATGGTTTCATATACGGCAAGCTGAAGCCATCAAACTGGTGTGGGTGGCAGTAGTGGGAGACTGGGTCAACCTGATCCTGAAATGGTGAGAAGgggtaatgatgatgatgatgatgatgatgatgatgatgataattatGATTGTCATGATGATTGTGATAACAGTGacaacaatgatgatgatgatgatgatgatgatgtatcCACAAAGTGTGTCCATGATACCATTTTAAGGCTTCTGTTTGGAGAGCGTCTCTATTGGTGGGTTCAGGAGACGGGTTACTACGGCAACTCCTCCCAACCAATAATAGAGCAGTTCCCCATGACCTGTGAGACTGGGCCAGGTAAGAACACATGTTTGGAGTAACAtttgtgagtttatttattCTCAGATTTAATCCATGTCTTAAAAAGTTtacctcctcccctgacaggaAGTCCATCAGGTCATGCCATGGGGACTGCAGCAGTCTACTATACCGTGATATCATCACTTGTTGCCATAGTGCTGAAGACAGAAGAACATCAAGTCAGGAAATGGTGAGCTCAACCTCACCTTTATTCACTGTATAATACCTCTGTGCATTGCATACAGTCAGATCAATAACGTGGATTGTCCTCCAGGTGTGTGCGTGTCTCACTGTGGATGCTGTTCTGGTGCGTGCAGCTGTGCGTGTGCCTCTCCAGGGTCTTTGTCGCTGCTCACTTCCCACATCAGGTCATCACAGGAGTTGTCATAGgtatggacagacagtctcactcccaactcgtaaAATACAGATGCTAGGTCAGTGGTCCTTGGCATCAGATGCTGATGCACCGAGGCATTCTTTAGCAGCCGTATGAGACGCACTGGGCAGCGGCATTTTTTGACACTCCGAGCAACTGCCTTAGTATAAAGATCCAGAAAGTTCAGACTTTTACCTGGGAAAGGACTGTTCATTtcatgtgtgaaaccaaaagacaGTTGAGTTATTTACATAATaacgtagtgtgctagtatgcgTACTATGCACTAGTGACATATTTCATGTGATGTTACATTGTGTTTGCAACACATGCTAATATTtagccaaacatgtttttttctaaacctaaccacatacttttgttgcctaaacctaaggaaataaacctgaaaacaaaagatttttagcctaagttttaagtttattttcaaaAGAGACTGtctttcatcatcatcatcatcatcatcatcatcaaaccaATGTTTGTTTAGGGAAAATTGACTTAATTGCATTAAGCTCTTTTACAGCAATGCCCTGAGTTCACATTCCTCTTGTAACTTGTTCCATTTATTTGGTGCGAAAAAACTAAAAGCTCTTTAACCAAGCTCTGTACTGAGCTGAGGAGTTTCAAGGGATAAAATTCCTGCAAGCATGTGTCATaagaaatttgattttttttaaacagaagtGAGGTAGAGGGTAGCTTTCCTAGCGATGAGAACTGTGGTAGACTGTATCAAGTGATTTTAGTGTGGACTGGGCTGCATGCATATACAAAATATCACCATAATATAAGGCTTAAATAATGGTAGCATGAATTATTGTCCTTCTATTTTctaaagagaagcagagaggggagacaaGCAAATCTGTACAATGCACCCAATTTAATTTTCACATTCTTTGTGAACTCAAGCACGTTTTAAGTGAAAGCTTGTGATCTAGCCAAATACCAAGACATTTGTAATCTGTTATGCGTTCAGTGTGGGTGCCATTCAGGAAATGGATGGAGTAGGCATCATGATCACAGGTCCTTGACCTTGTGCATAACATGAATTAGGTTGTAGGTTCATTTAAAACCAGTCTAAGTTTTTTAAAGGATTTCTGCATGCACTCAAGTGCACATTGAAGGTTTGATActgcttcctcaatagaagGTGCATAAACATAAATAATTGTATCATCTACATAAAAATGTGCTTTGCAGTTTTTTTGGGAAGCACAGATATCATATAAAAATtgacaacaattttttaaatcttaattaATTTAACAACTGGAAAgtatacatttcctgtaaaaaaataaagtttattttgaaaagacgcGACGCATGTAATGCCCTCTCTGAACGTCCAGAACTGATGCTGTAGGATTATCTAGGGAGTCATAGTTTGACTTTGTCTTAACAGACATCTACTTCGACATGTTGACATGATGAGCACTAGCCGATCACAGAATGTGGTATttgccaatcacagcacagtagaGTGATACTTCGTGGAATATGCTTGGGGAAAAATGTGTATATCTGATGCTTTGTCAAATAATGGTATCATGAGCTTATAAGATCTAAAATCATTAGATGCTTAGTCATTATCATGAGATAGTTGAGCAAAATGAACTTAATAAGCGTAGCAtaagttcaggcaggacacactGTCAGTGGAAgggattgatggaagggagtcacgtttcctttctatgcaacctaTCGGCagatctcattcagggcgccttATTTAATCTGctttggcctgcctactgttgctgctccctctgcaagctgctttgcaacgtgcctccaccccagctcctccttttcatgttgtgtctgacttaccaatgtcatttctgtttgtcattgatgcttcctctgctctgtctccGGGGGATCTTTGCTGATGCTTtccctgcctcaggctttccatgtaggcgcatggaaggacAGAAAGgtgtgctctccctgccttaggcatTCCATAAAGGCGCAGGGAAGGgaggagaggtgtgctctctctgccttaggcttttctgctaggcctaggaaaggcagaaaGCCCCCAGAACAGacccataccaccaaatataatactgcaaatggaaataaagttttctttgactgaagtggtcctgactgaactgtgaTTTAAATAAGAATCAAAATTATGAGATAGTTAATCAAAATACAGTATTGACATAAGAAGTAAAAATGATGGTATAGTAAATCAAAATCATGAGACACAAATCAAAGGTCAAGTCAAAATTTTGACCAGTTGTGTTGTGCTTTTCACGTGGATGTTAGAGTGAAATATCTGTCTAGTTATTACTACGAACAGAAGAATTTACCAAGAAACTTTTCTTGTTATAGCACCGTATGATTGTAtcgtatgttttttttgtttgtttgatttttcaagtaaaaacgtaaaaaaaaaaaaaaaactcctaacgtttttcttttcctggtagaaatgggcttccatattAAAACTTGTCTCCCCTCTCtgattatttttcaattttgaTTTATTGCATGACTACAATTGAGCACAGTGTCATTAAAACAGGTTGTACAAGGTTTGTGTGTTACTATGTGCTAAATCATAATGAAATAAAGATGACTTAAATGACTGAATAAAGGTTTTTCCTCTCAGGTATCCTGGTGGCAAAATCTGTCAGCCAGACCCAGCAGATCCACAAGGCTGGCCTACGTTCCTACCTCCTCAcctccctgctcctcctctctctggctctcCTCTTGTACCTGTGTCTCCTGCTGGTAGGAGTCGACCTCCTCTGGAGTGTGGAGAAAGCACGGTGCTGGTGCTGGAGAGCAGAGTGGGTCAGCGTGGACACCAGCCCCTTGGCCAGCTTGTTCAGGAACACTGGGACTCTGTTGGGTCTGGGCCTAGGGCTCCACTCTCCTCTGTATGCACACACTAACTCAGTAGTGGTCGGCAGGGAGTCTGAGGGCACCATCTACAGGTCAGTCTGTTTAAGTGCAACACTGGTGCTACTGCAGTTATTTGACTCTGCTTTTCGGCCAGCTGTCCACAGCGGAGCTCTGTTTTATCTGCTGTCGTTCTGTAAAAGTGCCATGGTGCCTCTGGCTACTGTGGCTATTGTTCCTTACTGTGTCACTGCAGCACTGGGATACAAAGCAGAGAAGCTATTATAAAGCGAGTGGCCTTTCATTACATGTACTGTTGCCTGGGTGCACATCTTCACATCATCATATactgctgaagctgctggtttaAACCTACAACATTTGgtcaaaagtatgtggacacataGTTTCATGTCCTTTTTGTCTGGGTCCGGTTTTTCTGGTTTAGGCCTCATAGTTCCAACACTGTTCCATGCACCACAGAGAAATATTTTCCCTGTTAGGAAGAAGTTGACTTTTGTTCAAagagccctgacctcaaccccatccaACTCCTATGGGATCAGCTGGAACACCAACTGTGAGCCAGACCTCACataaataatgtgtgtgtgtgtgtgtgtgtgtgtgtgtgtgtgtgtgtcagcattaGTGGAAAAGTCTATGAGGTATTTTGAGGAATTAAAGGCAGATGGGGGCATCAACATTTCCCCACAtgaaagggatagtttggatttatTGGATTGGAgttctgtggatattctcatttatccaggtcaattccattttggcaacaattaaatcgtaggcaactggacatttgtttttgtctagaagacgtttcgcctcttatccaagcggcttcatcagttctcaacgcatcagtctgactagtcctcactagtctgacaaacagtggagtaagactcaggtttttaacctctgtggaggtgtacacccaccaccctcataagacaatactttgttagtggagtttcactggtcaggtgagtcacactagtgaacgacagtcgttaggagtgagtggggccactggtgagcaacagtctttaggcataatgtgtggttaccagtgaacgactgtcgtcgtgtttctttgagccacttgaggttagtttcgggcagtctttgttgttcaatCTCTTAGGTACAGCAGCAAGGGCCGCATTGTAAATGCGGCCTTTAAATGCATTGTAATGTATTTTAACGTAGATGGATTCTTTCACGAGGGGTGAAAGAATCCATTTACAATGGATTCTTTCACGAGGGGTGAAGAAGAATCCCTCGTGAAAGAATCCATCTACGTTAAAATAGAGAAGCCGTCTCTAAATAGGGGAGGTGGCctgagacaccacctatcccccatttacaatgcggcccttgctgctgtacctaagagattgaacaacaaagactgcccgaaactaacctcaagtggctcaaagaaacacgacgacagtcgttcactggtaaccacacattatgcctaacgactgttgctcaccagtggccccactcactcctaacgactgtcgttcactagtgtgactcacctgacccaaacaatggtccagtgaaactccactaacaaagtattgtcttatgagggtggtgggtgtacacctccacagaggttaaaaacctgagtcttactccactgtttgtcagactagtgaggactagtcagaccgatgcgttgagaactgatgaagctgcttggataagaggcgaaacgtcttctagacaaaatcaaatgtccagttgcctacgatttaattgttgccaaaattgGATTggagttgtatgaggtacttagccatagtcagtgtattacatacagtagatgtcaatCTGCACACACCCATTTTGGAGAAGCAACAGGAGTCTGACATGggagctaagcaatgtactgctgtgaatgggagcagcagcaaaacaagttTTGTGGATGTGTTATATTGAGAGTACactcactgctttacctttccgtCAGACAGCCTGGGGAAGCcattaacggcttcagttccccatctacgGGGAAAGCCACCAGACACCAGTGACAAATTGTGTGACCTTGGTGAATCCGAATTAACCCTTTCAAATGGCaagttacacaataacacaaacaaactaactgttCGAGGGAGCAGGAGACCAGAAACTCCTACGTTAagtgatgttaaatcactgtttttctcaatggagtctggctttgaagagggcGATGTAACGGCTTCATTTTCCCATTGGAAATCACTGcctgacattaaggtaaagctgtgaaaatctAAATATAGGGTACACACTTATACTGATATTCtattttttaggtgggactcttttttaggtggttaaaatgtgttttggatAAGTACTCCATACAACCCTACTTAAAATTAATCAGAACTATATCTTTCATGCGTTCAGTCATGAATAACCATCACAGTCAGAACTATAGGGTTGATGGGTATGTTGGAGTGTATGAAGAGAActttagaggaaaaaaagggagaaGATATAAGCcacctggggaaaaaaatgaagaaaagagTTCTACCgtattcttttattgtttatttattatcattgttTGCTAGCTAAGTTGCTTATTTCTGTTGATTTGTCATTGtatctgtttattttgtgtaatagatataaaagaaaataatatatatatatatacactgaacaaaaatataaacgcaccacttttgtttttgctcccatttttcatgagctgaactcaaagatctaaaacattttctatccacactaaagaccatttcctcacaaatattgttcacaaatctgtctaaatctgtgttagtgagcacttctcctttgccgagataatccatcccacctcacaggtgtggcatatcaacatgtggccgatccagagcatcccaaacatgctcaatgggtgacatgtccggtgagtatgctggccatgcaagtactgggatgttttcagcttccaggaattgtgtacagatccttgcaacatggggccgtgcattatcatgctgcaacatgaggtgatggttgtggatgaatggcacaacaatgggcctcaggatctcgtcacgatatctctgtgcattcaaaatgccaacaataaaatgcacctgtgttcgttgtccataacatacgcctgcccataccataaccccaccgccaccatgggccactcgatccacagcgttgacatcagcaaaccgcccccccacatgacgcctcacatgctgtctgccatctgccctgaacagtgaaaactgggattcatccatgaagagaacacctctccaacgtgccagacgccatcgaatgtgagcatttgcccactcaagttggttacgacaacgaactgcagtcaggtcgagacgcCGATGAGGAGggcgagcatgcagatgagcttcctgagacggtttctgacagtttgtgcagaaattctttggttatgcaaaccgattgttgcagcagctgtccgggtggctggtctcagacgatcttggaggtgaacatgctggatgtggaggtcctgggctggtgtggttacacgtggtctgtggttgtgaggccggttggatgtactgccaaactgtctgaaacgcctttggagatggcttatggtagagaaatgaacattcaattcacaggcaacagctctggtggacattcctgcaatcagcatgccaattgcacgctccctcaaaacttgcgacatctgtggcattgtgcggtgtgataaaactgcacatttcagagtggccttttattgtggccagcctaaggcacacctgtgcaataatcatgttgtctaatcagcatcttgatatgccacacctgtgaggtgggatggattatctcggcaaaggagaagtgctcactaacacagatttagacagatttgtgaacaatatttgtgaggaaatggtctttagtgtggatagaaaatgtttaagatctttgagttcagctcatgaaaaatgggagcaaaaacaaaagtggtgcgtttatatttttgttcagtgtatatatatatatacatatatatatagtgtgtgtgtgtgtgtgtgtgtgtgtgtgtgtgtatatatgtgtgagtgtgtgtgtgagacctaCTATTTTCCACAAAAGTTCCCACAGTTTTGGTTGTATGACCTGAGAGGTTGTCTTTGTGGTTTTGCCTGCGCTCCTCTCGCTGATTTGAGGTGGGTATGGCTCAGTGAGATAAAGGTGATGCCACATGCATGCACCAAATTAGGATTAAGCAATGTTTATTTCAGAATCTGATCACACAGATTTGGGTTTGTTTGGTTGTGTTGCCAGGTTCACTGTTTATCAAATCTGACTATGACTGATACAAAAGGATGTTTTTATCCAAGTTTTGACTTTGACCGTTGTATATTAATATCAATTGTTCGAAGATTTAAATACAATGCTAGATATAAGATGAgcattctgtgtttttcttaacTGATACAATTTCGAAGAATGATTACTtttacaattattattatttgccaATATTATCTAGCATTACACCCTTTGCTGTCAATCAGTTTGAGACCCCCTTTTAGCTATGTTAGCACTGTGGCTCTGTGGACAGAACTGTGTCTGTCATTCCTCCACTTTGGTacacactgaaatatctcaactacAGACTTTGAATGGGTGTGAAATTTTGAACAGATTCATTGTACCCAGATGATTAATCCTTCTGATTTTGGTGATCCCTGACTTTCCCTGAGGCTGACATTGTAGTTTCGACTGAATTATCTCAACATCTATTGGAAGGATTGTCATGAAATCTGGTGCACA
Protein-coding sequences here:
- the LOC125878857 gene encoding glucose-6-phosphatase catalytic subunit 1-like, with product MDLLHSCGVSSTYYLQTHFNHRQGYFLSVSMATDLSNTFFLLFPIWFHIRQAEAIKLVWVAVVGDWVNLILKWLLFGERLYWWVQETGYYGNSSQPIIEQFPMTCETGPGSPSGHAMGTAAVYYTVISSLVAIVLKTEEHQVRKWCVRVSLWMLFWCVQLCVCLSRVFVAAHFPHQVITGVVIGILVAKSVSQTQQIHKAGLRSYLLTSLLLLSLALLLYLCLLLVGVDLLWSVEKARCWCWRAEWVSVDTSPLASLFRNTGTLLGLGLGLHSPLYAHTNSVVVGRESEGTIYRSVCLSATLVLLQLFDSAFRPAVHSGALFYLLSFCKSAMVPLATVAIVPYCVTAALGYKAEKLL